The Salvia miltiorrhiza cultivar Shanhuang (shh) chromosome 2, IMPLAD_Smil_shh, whole genome shotgun sequence DNA window GCATCATTATAATTGTAATTATGATAAAGAATAGATTACTAACATAACTTTTGTGTAATTATgactataattaaataatttctcaaaattcaGATTATacaaaacataaattaaaattgaggtTATAAACTAAAATTCGTTAAAAATACAagctataaactataattaacccttttattaATTTCCCTCAAAGAATGTATGTTAATAGTTGAAGgagaatattattttatttcgcaTTTTGAGTCATAACGAGTTTCTAAAATTACACGTAATAGATGATTAGAAAactttttgaattttttgaatACACACAACAATTTAAAAGTTTAATAGATTAAATCTACATAGCTAATTAGCTATTAATGGAAAGATGGAATGTCATTTTGGGGTCAAATTATTTGTATTTGGCACGAACACGAATATCTTTAATAAAGAACAAGTAAGATCAATTTGACTAGTGATACCCCGTCTATCTATTAAGTAAATATTTgcaccttttaatttattaacaTTAATTCTTCTTGcataacattttaaaaatttattaagtattttatttagAAAAGGTTAATCgatgaatttaatttatttactttgacatgcatttattgtaattttcccATGCAAAAAGAAAGACAGAGCATTTTTTCAATAGATATCTCCTATTATCTGTTGGACTATTGTAAAGTAGGGATGAGACTAAGTAAAAATCGCATATTattgtgagaattgagaatcgtggacacataaattaaattagatGAACAAGAAGTGACAAGATGATGAATAACTAAATAGAACATATATCCAtgattgaaaattatttattacaaTTATTCATGTATTACATTAGATGTTCACTCAAATAACTTATTattcatgaattttatgtatttggGAATAGTTTTCAATTTTCATGAAAAATAGTGATTATCGCTAATACTTAGCTTTGCAAATACTATTTGCAAAGCTAAGGAAAACATACTCCATCcattccattacaaatgtcccacttttcaTAATGACATGTCACATTCTTGTTTGGCaatatattatctctctatacctaatatttaaatgatTTGCACCAATCcattttatctattttctactcattttttaatctccgtgttcaaaagtaatgagacatttgtaatggaatggatgatatatttatttaaaggatgACTAGTTTTGAATTTGTAAAGTTGAAGGTTAAAGTCATATTGATACTATAAGAGAGCACTtttgaaatagtcattttgaaaaagaaaacacaatatttgaccactaattgaaaaaaacacaaaatctagtAATTTATTAAGTGTACAGACTGTTTTGTCCTTGTCCTTAATTAGAGCGGATCTGATTCGAGTCGAATTCAGGTTTGCGTTGCCAAtcggaaaataaaaatataagtaaattgGTATTTTTGGCACTATTTGTGCCATGCACGAATGGTATTAGTGACCATAAgagagagtatatgacactaatgacactaatatgaccatgagtaccattcgtgcaacactacataagagtATATATGACACTagtgacactaatatgaccataagtactaTTCGTGCAacaccctaaatggataatctagaaaatattcaaaatggtcatataactgtactcgtctaaataatatcagcacacgGGTCATATAAGTatcgtgcaacactacataagactaagtatatgacactaatagtgccatgtgtgtctaacccgcgcgcaaaccgAATTCGATCCGTTCTAATTAAGAACAAAACAGTACCAAAACGTAAAAAAATggtcaaattttgtgttttttcaatttgttgtcaaatattgtatttcttttttcaaaatGACCATACTAGTATATTATTTTTTGATATAATCTAATAAAATATTGGTATAATTATCGTTATCTTTCTAAATTTTGACTTGTTTGAGAAATATTTATTACTACTCCTCAAGCAATCCTGGATATGAAATTGCAAGGAAATCCATTTATAAAATTTAGTCAACCAACTAGTCAGTTAAAGTGTGAAGATTTTAAATTACAAACATCAACTATTCAATTATGACATTGTATATTTTTTATGTAACAATATTACATTGTTGATATTTGATTGTTGGTTTCTTGAGATTAAATTGATGTGAAATTATAAATCAAATACTAGTATTATAAAACTAATTCTACCCCCTTTACAGGAAATATTTTACACTAAAAAACTGCATAGTATTTTCACATTTTCAAAAGTTAACTGTATAGTTTTTGGTGGGAGAAACTACACACAAATGATTTAAATGAAGCAATTAATCCGAAACTCCATTAATGAGAGTGGGAATCCCAACATATCATCAAAATCACAAAACGAAATAAAAATTAACCGAATCAATAATCAATAATTACAATAATAGCAAgacgtagagagagagaaagaggattgaaaataataataataataataaataaaagtggGAGTGGGAAGAGTAAGCGAGAGTTAATGGAGGTATAGAGagatagaagagagagaaagctgTTCTCGTGAAGCAGCTGATGCTGGTGAACTCAAGAGGCTTTGCTTTTCcttcgcctctctctctctcttctcctcggTCAAGCCGGTCCttcatttctctctcaaaaaaaaaaaaaactggtttctctctctctctctaactcacaTTCATTCATCCTTTTGCTTCACCCTTTTAAATTCACGAGATCCCCATCTATTCCTCTCTTTCCCTCTCTTCATGTCTGCTTCCAATACATCTCTCTCGTTTTATCTTCTTCCTCTATGATTCTAGTACATATTAATACAATTTAGCACAATTATACATAcacaaacaaacacacacatttatattatatttataaatatatagagagagagggagaagcaAAATGTCGTCATTTTCCGGTAAACCTACGTCGGAGCTAGGGTTAGAAGCGCTCTCCAATGGGCTGAGAAATACGTTGACTATTTACAAAGAGGAAAACGGCGTTAATGTAAACAAACCGGACTTCCGAGAACTCGAAACGGGCTCGCCCGTTTCACCGCTCCGGACCCGGCCCGGCAGCGGGCAGGCCGCCACCACTaccagcagcagctccagctccTCCGGCTCTGTTTCGGGCCGGGCTTCTGCCGGGCCCATCCCCCAAAAGCCCAATTCCAGCCACTCCGGCGAGCTCTCCGTCGAGAGCTCGCCCTCCACGGCCCGAAACATCAGGTCCGGCCACACCCGCTCCCGCTCCTGCGGCTCCCACCATCTGATTTTCTCCGGTTCCGTCAGCTCCCCGCCGCCCGCGAACGTGGCGCCCACCGGCAACATCTGCCCCTCGGGCCGGATCCTGAAAACCGCCATGGCGGCCCGGCCCGCGAAGCCCGACGTTCTTGGGTCCGGGGGGCGCTACGGCCACGGCAGCATAATGCGGGGTGGGCTCGCGTCAAAACCGGGCCAGGACGGTGGGCCCGCGGGCTTTTCGAGAGGGCTAATGGTCGGCGGCGAGCCGGCGAAGAAAGCCGGGTTGCGAGGCAATAATGATCCGGAGGAATTGAAGAGAATTGGAAATGATTGCTACAAAAACGGCCATTTCGCGGAGGCGTTGAGTCTCTACGACAAGGCAATCGCGATGTCGCCTAGCAATGCGGCATACCATTTCAACCGCGCCGCCGCGCTGATGGGGCTCCGGCGCTTTGTGGAGGCGGTGAGGGAATGTGAGGAGGCGATTAGGTTGGATCCGGGGTATGTTAAGGCGCATCACCGATTGGGGTCTTTGCTTCTAAGGTGAGTTCATTGATGAATAAAGTTTCAATCTTTATTgcatttattacaaatttagtttgtttgtttttttgctTATTGTGTTAGATCTGGTAGACTTGTGACATGGATATGTTTAGTATGTAGATATGCTGATCTACATTGATGAAAGTGGTTGTGTTGGTAGCCTTTTAGTTCCCTTTGCTTAAATATATTTGATTGTGTTGTGAATTTGGTTGAGCTGGTTTTGAAATTGTTCATGTATAGATCTGCATTGAATCTGTTTGATTCTTTGTATACATTACTTTGATGGTTTAAACTGTTTGTTTCATTGTGGTTAAGTCGACTGTGGGTGTATTGAAGTTTTTGTCGTGTAAATGGATGGCGTGGCCTTATGGTGATGTGGTTAATTGTTGAGTTGTGGACCCCGAACATAAGAAACAATACCTCTAATTATGATTGCACACTAGCGGCGATCCAACTGTTGTTAGTAAGGATGTTTTAGTTAGTATTGGAGAATCATAATTGGCTGGTGCTTCTTATAGAGAGCCGCATTATTTCCTATAACTGTGAAAATTATAGTGCTAAATCCCTGGCTTAGCAACACCCCCATACGTAGTATCCTGGGTAACCAATTCTTGtgtgttttcttgcttttctaATTGCTGTGCTTTGTGTATATGCAGCTTTGCTGTTTTTCGTGTAGTACATATTGGTTTTGTTCTGTAAAGTGCTTTGCCGCTTTGTGTTTATTATGATGTTGTGTAAGCAAGCATCTAATTCCTCGGCAGCACAGTTTAGGACAGGTCGAGAGTGCTAGGAAGTACATTTGTTTTTCGGGGCACCAACTGGATCCCGTTGAGATGCAGAAGTTGCAGTTGGTCGAGAAGCATCTGAGTAGATGCAACGAAGCCCGGAGAGTTGGCGACTGGAGAGGCACATTGAGGGAAGCTGATGCTGCCATTGCTTCTGGAGCTGATGCTTCGCCTCAGGTTGATAAATCTCTAATCTTCTTGATAGGTTCTAGTTTTAGAAAGTGGAATGTGTTGAAGAAGATTGTTACTCATTTCAGCtgattgaatttgaatttgcagCTGTGTGCGTGTAGGGCAGAAGCTCTATTGAAGCTCCACCAACTAGATGATGCTTTCTCAGCTCATTCGAACATTCTGATATCCGAACCGTCTATCAATCTCAATCCGTCACTCAAGATTTTTGGGATGCTTTTAGAAGCGTATCTGCTCTTCGTTAGAACTCAAGTCGAGTTGGCAAGAGGAAGGTGAGCTCTAATCATTTTCCGAAATCTTCTAGGTTGCATTTCAATCGATTTATGATCATTAGTAGCAAATCCATTTGTGGTGGTTCCGGAATATAGAATCCATCAGAATTAGTTTGGGTTAATCATAGTTTATGACCGCCTGTTTGATTTATAACCTtgatttcaatttaattttaaaattgcacAAACTTTGCAAAATTGTTTAATTACGGCCTGTGCCAAAAATGCCGGCGTGTCTGACTAAGACCACCCGTTAAACATATTTCTCGAGCCGGGATGTCAAAAGAATGAAGCTTCGGCGCAAGAAACATAATTTACGGGTGAGccttaataaatttataatgccAATCTTTTAGGGGGGCATATTTAAGCAATTTTGCAAAGTTCAGGCtattttaaaagtaaaatgAGTTAAGGtcataaatcaaatcaaatgaGCGCTAAAGTTCAAGTCATGAACTATATGATTAATACAATTAGTTTTCAAGCGAGTTTGGAATTAGAATCCATTCATTTCAAGTCcctaaaaatgaaaaacaatcACCAAATGGACCAATGTATGATTGTTTGCAGGTACGATAGTGCTCTTACAGCCATTGAGAAAGCTGGGAAGATAGACCCTCATAATGCTGAAATGTCGAAGCTTCTCAACACCGTGAGGTTGGTGTGTCGAGCTCGTGCTCGTGGGAATGATCTTTTCAAGTCGGAAAGGTTCACCGAGGCCTGCTCAGCATATGGGGAAGGCCTCAGACTTGACCCTTCTAATTCCGTACTCTACTGCAATCGAGCAGCTTGTTGGTTCAAGCTCGGTCAGTGGGAACGATCAGTAGACGATTGCAATCAAGCTCTTCGTATCCAGCCGACTTACCTCAAAGCTCTACTACGAAGGGCTTCGTCTAACAGCAAGGTACGATGACCTCTTTCTATATTCTTTGGCTTCTTTCAATGCACACAAactaaaaatttcattttctgAATGCGATTGAATGTCATTGATTATAGCTTGAACGCTGGAGTGAAGCTGTGAGAGATTACGAGGTCTTGAGAAGGGAACTCCCGGATGACAATGAAGTTGCAGAATCTCTATTTCACGCCCAAGTTGCACTGAAGAAATCACGCGGAGAAGATGTGTACAACATGAAATTTGGTGGAGACGTGGAGTCCGTTTCTGGCCTCGAGCAGTTCAGAGCTGCAATTTCATCGTCTGGTAAGTGCTTCCTTTCCATCAACAACACCACGATATATGGTGACTGTACAACGATGCAATTATTGAACACAATCGAAAATGTAGGTGCATCGGTTGTCCATTTCAGATTAGGGACCAATCTACAATGCAAGCACATATCTCCGTACGTAGACACATTATGCAGCCGGTATCCTTCAATCAATTTTCTCCAGGTAAGCAACTTGTACTGAAATATAGGGTTAATTATAAACCTTAGAGCTTGtttgatttatgttttcaaCTTCAATTCGTTTTTAAAACTGTCTGAACTTTGCTAAATTGTTTCACTATGGCCCGTGTCAAAAATTCCATCTTCAAAAATGTGACTGTGATCACCGGTAAAACATGTTTCTCGAGCTGGGGTGTTGAAAGAATGAAGCCACGATGCAAGAAACATGTTTTTACGGGTGAGCCTAGACAGATTTATAATGCCAGGATTTCTGACAAAACGATCTTTGCTATTCTGAAAAATCTATTGAAGTTGAGGTTGTAAATTAAACATGCGCTAAAAGTTCAAGaacataaattataattatccCCTGAAATATATCTTTATTTTCCCAAGTCAATGTTGTCATGTGATAGCTACCATAATCTGCATGCTTCATCTGACCCCCACAAAAACACGCGCTCACAAATCAAATTTTGCCCATTTCTCTCTAATTTCAGGTGGATATCGAAGAGGGCCATGCCATTGCACACGCGGAGAATGTTAGAATAGTCCCGACTTTCAAGATATACAAAAAGGGGATCCGGGTGAAGGAAATGGTGTGCCCGAGTCCAGAAGTTCTAGAATCATCGGTGAGGCATTACAGTATTTAGAGGTTCATGGATATTCAACTCTTGTCTGCCTGTGTATGGTGCTCTCTTCCTCATCCATCCCAAACCACCACCCTTACCTCAACCCATCACTACCCGTGGCCTAACTAGAGCCCGTTGCAAGATGAAAAAGATCCGCAGGGACCGGCCATATAAGCCAAATGCCACCAGAATCCAGTCAAAACTACACATAGCATAGTTGTTCCCTTTTGCTTgttttcattcattcattcattcgtCTCGTTCCATCTTCCACCACTCTCTTCCTCGTGTCGTATAAACTTGTTTGGAGATTGTGCCTTACTATATTCCTATAGGCTGGTGATTATTTGGTGAGGGAAGGAGAGAAATGTACATGCAtatatgaagagagagagagagatatatacacacacaatgCAGGCGCCCATTGAAGGAAATGGTTCTGGTTGGTATGATATCTTTTGGTTTGTAACAAGGAAGATGAATACGATATATCGCTgtcccattttttattttaatttcttttgaaactattaaatcaataaaatttgtTAAATTCTTTCTCCATTTTTTCAGCATTCTTGTAATGATCTTGTACAAGACAAGACCACTGGTTATTTGGATTAGTTTctcttttgttatttttaattcaaatagAATATAGCTACTCAAGGCTAATTTTTTAGTGCACGTAGGATTTTTGGTATATTTGCAAAAGTTTATTGGATACAATCGTAAATACTTGTATATGTCGAtatatttcattatataaatgaataattGATGGATTTCGTGAGGCATAAAATCTAAGAAACTCCAATTTTCCAATGCACAAGAAAGTAATGAGTTTATCTAATGTTGATGAAGAATAAGAGTAGTAAGCCTTTACATTTGCATAAATTATTGAAGCAGCAGAAAATAGAGCCGTTACAAAACCACTCCCAAACATGACGACGAAATTGATATAATGAGTTGTCGGTTTCATGCAATTTATTTCATGTCAAATTGGACATTACTGCTATTTTTATCAGTTGCACAAATCAGCAAATTTGTCGCCACTCAACCGACTCCGCATTACAATGCAAATAATTcatccatataaaattatagaatCAATGCAAATCACATAATCATATctctatatttttaatttgtctACGTTAGTACgtccacatttttttttgttttaataaatTCTTCTACACTTATATTTCATGCTTGTGGATATATTTTTAGTGTCGTTTGGTTCAAATAGGGGAATGAAAAAAAAGAGGCGGTCTTCTATAcactcgggtgtaccgtacacttCAGTTGTACCCGACCCAAAATTTGATCTAGTTGGACTATCctgatctatttttttttaaatgacactaacactaacatgatcttggaatgacactaacactattttgttttacaaatgacattatttcaaaaataacattaacactattttattttacaaatgacactatttcgaaaatgacaaacactacatgtaaatgacactaacactatatcgaaatgacactaacacttgataTTCGGGTAGGATAGTCCAGTTGGGTTAGATCCGGGGTCAAGATTTGGGTCGGGTAcgacccgggtgtaccgtacacccgggtgtacaggaAATTTTGTAGAAAAAGAATTGAATCAATTAAAGATATGGAATGAGAACAAtaactattacttttatttagtGTTTAATTTAACAATATAAAGAAGTCACTGATAAGGGATTCACTTTCTTTTgcttcccctctattttgagagGTAACAAATTAGATGATTGGATtacctcaagtaagggtaatggttaacaTATTATCCAAACCAAATaataagtaatggattcaattaattgaatccctttCTAAACTccaaaaacacccaaccaaacatgggcttagaggtaatttttttattagtcatataaaatagtgaaaattaataattatttttagattgagttttaataaattataattaatttttcgtTTTTGAATAGAATTACTCTCTCATTTCCTCTCTCTTATACGTAAAGAAACAtaacttttttctcttttccttaCTTTCACACATTCTCTCTAAACCCTAGTTCCTCAGTTGCGCTTCCATCGatgttctctctctttctctctcgttgTTCTCTCTCTGACGAGTCTCCCTCTCTTCGATGAATTTCAAGAGTTCCAAAACTTTCAGATCTATGAGAATGATGATATGTAAATCTAAATATAAGAATACTTGAAATGAAATGGTACAAATTCAACAATCCATTCTAAGATTTGTTGTGTCAAGAAGCCAATGCGGCCATAATCACCACCATTCATGCCAAGAAggtaaagaaaataattttcaaCCATTCTAGGATTTCACCTCCGCTGTTGAGCGTCGCTTTCCCTTTCTCTCAAGTGATACAAAAAAGTCAATTCGTACCATTCGTGCCAGAATGGAGTAATTTCTATCGTAGGGTGGACATTTCCAGGGATGATATTTATGTTCATGTTTTAGTGGAATCCATTTGTGTCTCAGTTCATTCAATCTCAATAACTGATGACAACTTTTGTGCATGAGACAAATTGCAAACAATTAACTACTATGTATATGCAAAACCCttatttaattagattaatcaTTTTCAAGAATTTATGTGATGTCCCTATAACTATGTAAccctgttaggtccggagggtctcgaataggtgtatggggggatacacctatgggctattttcacaatttcctctaaaaacagagggatctcaagaatgaaatcaaaa harbors:
- the LOC131012066 gene encoding TPR repeat-containing thioredoxin TTL1, whose protein sequence is MSSFSGKPTSELGLEALSNGLRNTLTIYKEENGVNVNKPDFRELETGSPVSPLRTRPGSGQAATTTSSSSSSSGSVSGRASAGPIPQKPNSSHSGELSVESSPSTARNIRSGHTRSRSCGSHHLIFSGSVSSPPPANVAPTGNICPSGRILKTAMAARPAKPDVLGSGGRYGHGSIMRGGLASKPGQDGGPAGFSRGLMVGGEPAKKAGLRGNNDPEELKRIGNDCYKNGHFAEALSLYDKAIAMSPSNAAYHFNRAAALMGLRRFVEAVRECEEAIRLDPGYVKAHHRLGSLLLSLGQVESARKYICFSGHQLDPVEMQKLQLVEKHLSRCNEARRVGDWRGTLREADAAIASGADASPQLCACRAEALLKLHQLDDAFSAHSNILISEPSINLNPSLKIFGMLLEAYLLFVRTQVELARGRYDSALTAIEKAGKIDPHNAEMSKLLNTVRLVCRARARGNDLFKSERFTEACSAYGEGLRLDPSNSVLYCNRAACWFKLGQWERSVDDCNQALRIQPTYLKALLRRASSNSKLERWSEAVRDYEVLRRELPDDNEVAESLFHAQVALKKSRGEDVYNMKFGGDVESVSGLEQFRAAISSSGASVVHFRLGTNLQCKHISPYVDTLCSRYPSINFLQVDIEEGHAIAHAENVRIVPTFKIYKKGIRVKEMVCPSPEVLESSVRHYSI